A stretch of Sphingomonas sp. JUb134 DNA encodes these proteins:
- the rplD gene encoding 50S ribosomal protein L4 yields MKVKVQTLDAAESGDIELKDEVFGVEPRADILHRVVTWQLEKRRGTARGTRERADVARTGKKLGRQKGGGVARHGDRRAPIFVGGGKAHGARVRDFNPSLNKKIRALGLRMALSSHAKAGSLIVVDGLTVEDGKTKALTGNLSKLGFGKTALVIDGDAVETSFALAARNLRAVNVLPAGGANVYDILKHDTLVLTRAAVEKLEARFHG; encoded by the coding sequence GTGAAGGTCAAGGTACAGACCCTCGACGCCGCCGAGAGCGGCGACATCGAGCTGAAGGACGAGGTGTTCGGCGTCGAGCCGCGTGCCGACATCCTGCACCGCGTCGTGACGTGGCAGCTAGAAAAGCGCCGCGGCACCGCCCGTGGCACCCGCGAGCGTGCGGACGTCGCACGCACCGGCAAGAAGCTCGGTCGCCAGAAGGGCGGCGGCGTCGCCCGTCACGGCGATCGTCGCGCTCCGATCTTCGTCGGCGGCGGTAAGGCACACGGTGCTCGTGTTCGCGACTTCAATCCGTCGCTGAACAAGAAGATCCGCGCGCTGGGCCTGCGCATGGCGCTGTCGAGCCACGCCAAGGCGGGTTCGCTGATCGTCGTCGACGGCCTCACGGTCGAGGACGGCAAGACCAAGGCGCTGACCGGCAACCTGTCGAAGCTGGGCTTCGGCAAGACCGCGCTGGTGATCGACGGCGACGCCGTCGAGACGAGCTTCGCGCTCGCTGCTCGCAACCTGCGGGCCGTGAACGTGCTGCCGGCCGGTGGTGCCAACGTCTACGACATCCTGAAGCATGACACGCTGGTGCTCACCCGCGCCGCTGTCGAAAAGCTGGAGGCGCGCTTCCATGGCTAA
- a CDS encoding 50S ribosomal protein L23 has product MAKASKAVDVRHYDVVLAPHITEKSTLVSEQNAVVFKVAKTASKPEIKAAVEALFDVKVTGVNTIVVKGKTKRWKGEAYKRTDIKKAIVTLAEGQSIDVTQGTMA; this is encoded by the coding sequence ATGGCTAAGGCAAGCAAGGCGGTCGACGTCCGCCACTACGACGTGGTGCTCGCGCCCCACATCACCGAGAAGTCTACCCTGGTGTCGGAGCAGAACGCAGTCGTGTTCAAGGTGGCGAAGACCGCCTCCAAGCCCGAGATCAAGGCGGCGGTCGAAGCGCTGTTCGACGTAAAGGTCACCGGCGTGAACACGATCGTCGTCAAGGGCAAGACCAAGCGCTGGAAGGGCGAAGCCTACAAGCGCACGGACATCAAGAAGGCGATCGTTACCCTGGCCGAAGGTCAGTCGATCGACGTAACGCAGGGGACCATGGCGTAA
- the rplB gene encoding 50S ribosomal protein L2 translates to MALKHYNPTSPARRGLVLVDRSGLFKGRPVKALTEGKTKTGGRNNKGHVTSRGIAGGHKQRYRIVDFKRRLWDVEGTVERIEYDPNRTAFIALVNYGEIDGKQSLAYIIAPQRLGVGDKVIAGRKTDVKPGNAMELGQVPVGTIVHNVEMKPAKGGQIARSAGTYVQVVGRDKGMVIVRLNSGEQRYIRAECMATVGAVSNPDNQNQNLGKAGRTRWLGKRPLTRGVAKNPVDHPHGGGEGRTSGGRHPVTPWGKPTKGARTRHNKATDKMIIRSRHAKKKG, encoded by the coding sequence ATGGCACTCAAGCATTACAACCCGACCTCGCCGGCACGGCGCGGCCTGGTCCTCGTCGACCGTTCGGGTCTGTTCAAGGGGCGCCCCGTAAAGGCGCTGACCGAGGGCAAGACCAAGACGGGCGGCCGCAACAACAAGGGTCACGTGACCTCGCGCGGCATCGCCGGCGGCCACAAGCAGCGCTATCGCATCGTCGATTTCAAGCGTCGCCTGTGGGACGTCGAGGGCACCGTCGAGCGGATCGAGTACGATCCCAACCGCACGGCCTTCATCGCGCTCGTCAACTATGGCGAGATCGACGGCAAGCAGAGCCTGGCCTACATCATCGCCCCGCAGCGTCTGGGCGTTGGTGACAAGGTGATCGCCGGTCGCAAGACCGACGTGAAGCCGGGCAACGCGATGGAGCTGGGCCAGGTGCCCGTCGGCACCATCGTCCACAACGTCGAGATGAAGCCTGCCAAGGGCGGTCAGATCGCACGTTCGGCCGGCACCTATGTGCAGGTCGTGGGCCGCGACAAGGGCATGGTCATCGTTCGCCTGAACTCGGGCGAGCAGCGCTACATCCGTGCAGAGTGCATGGCGACGGTGGGTGCGGTTTCGAACCCGGACAACCAGAACCAGAACCTCGGCAAGGCTGGCCGCACCCGTTGGCTGGGCAAGCGCCCGCTGACCCGCGGCGTTGCCAAGAACCCGGTCGACCACCCGCACGGCGGTGGTGAAGGCCGGACCTCGGGCGGCCGTCATCCGGTCACCCCGTGGGGCAAGCCGACGAAGGGTGCGCGCACTCGTCACAACAAGGCGACCGACAAGATGATCATCCGGTCGCGTCACGCGAAGAAGAAGGGCTGA
- the rpsS gene encoding 30S ribosomal protein S19, with translation MARSVWKGPFVELSLLKKAEAAQEAGTRAGPIKTWSRRSTILPQFVGLTFNVYNGRKFVPVSVNEEMVGMKLGEFAPTRFFPGHAADKKGKR, from the coding sequence ATGGCTCGTTCTGTTTGGAAGGGCCCGTTCGTCGAACTGAGCCTGCTGAAGAAGGCGGAGGCCGCTCAGGAAGCCGGTACGCGCGCTGGTCCGATCAAGACCTGGTCGCGTCGTTCGACGATCCTGCCGCAGTTCGTCGGCCTGACGTTCAACGTGTACAACGGTCGCAAGTTCGTGCCGGTGTCGGTCAACGAAGAGATGGTGGGCATGAAGCTCGGCGAGTTCGCTCCCACCCGCTTCTTCCCCGGCCACGCCGCCGACAAGAAGGGTAAGCGCTGA
- the rplV gene encoding 50S ribosomal protein L22, giving the protein MSKQAAPRRVGEKEALAVATQVRGSAQKLNLVAGLIRNRSAGEAMNILAFSKKAMAVDVRKCLASAIANAENNHNLDVDALVVKEASVGKSITMKRFATRGRGKSTRILKPFSRVRIVVAEVEEA; this is encoded by the coding sequence ATGAGCAAGCAGGCAGCCCCTCGCCGCGTGGGCGAGAAGGAAGCACTGGCAGTCGCCACGCAGGTGCGTGGCTCGGCCCAGAAGCTGAACCTCGTCGCCGGCCTCATCCGCAACCGCTCTGCCGGTGAAGCGATGAACATCCTCGCCTTCTCGAAGAAGGCGATGGCCGTGGACGTCCGCAAGTGCCTCGCTTCGGCGATCGCCAACGCGGAGAACAACCACAACCTCGACGTCGACGCTCTCGTCGTGAAGGAGGCTTCGGTCGGCAAGTCGATCACCATGAAGCGGTTCGCTACCCGCGGCCGTGGTAAGTCGACCCGCATCCTGAAGCCGTTCAGCCGCGTGCGCATCGTCGTTGCCGAGGTGGAGGAAGCGTAA
- the rpsC gene encoding 30S ribosomal protein S3 gives MGQKSNPIGLRLQINRTWDSRWFAEGHDYGRLLLEDLKIRKYITETLPQAAISKVVIERPAKLCRVSIYAARPGVIIGKKGADIEKLRKKLAAMTSSDVSLNIVEIRKPEIDSKLVAQGVADQLERRIAFRRAMKRAVQSALRLGAEGIRITCAGRLGGAEIARTEWYREGRVPLHTLRANVDYAEATAHTAYGVCGVKVWIFKGEILGHDPMAQDRLMLEAQTSGVRPARDDRR, from the coding sequence ATGGGTCAGAAGTCGAACCCCATCGGTCTGCGTCTGCAGATCAACCGCACCTGGGACAGCCGCTGGTTCGCGGAAGGCCATGACTATGGCCGTCTGCTGCTGGAGGATCTCAAGATCCGCAAGTACATCACCGAGACGCTGCCGCAGGCCGCGATCTCGAAGGTGGTGATCGAGCGCCCGGCCAAGCTGTGCCGCGTGTCGATCTATGCGGCCCGTCCGGGCGTGATCATCGGCAAGAAGGGCGCCGACATCGAGAAGCTTCGCAAGAAGCTCGCTGCGATGACCTCGTCCGACGTGTCGCTGAACATCGTCGAGATCCGCAAGCCCGAGATCGACTCCAAGCTGGTGGCACAGGGTGTCGCGGACCAGCTCGAGCGTCGCATCGCCTTCCGTCGCGCCATGAAGCGCGCGGTGCAGTCGGCGCTTCGTCTGGGCGCCGAGGGCATCCGGATCACCTGCGCCGGCCGTCTCGGCGGCGCCGAGATCGCACGTACCGAATGGTACCGTGAGGGTCGCGTTCCGCTGCACACGCTGCGCGCGAACGTCGACTATGCCGAAGCGACTGCACACACCGCCTATGGCGTGTGCGGCGTGAAGGTGTGGATCTTCAAGGGTGAGATCCTCGGCCACGACCCGATGGCGCAGGACCGGCTGATGCTGGAGGCTCAGACCTCCGGCGTGCGTCCGGCCCGCGATGACCGCCGCTAA
- the rplP gene encoding 50S ribosomal protein L16, with the protein MLQPKRTKFRKAFKGRIHGDAKGGTALNFGSYGLKAMEPERITARQIEAARRAITRHIKRQGRLWIRVFPDVPVSSKPAEVRMGSGKGSPEFWVARVKPGRILFELDGVPGPLAAEAFERAAMKLPIAVKVVARLGDTSHLEG; encoded by the coding sequence ATGCTGCAACCAAAGCGCACCAAGTTCCGCAAGGCCTTCAAGGGCCGCATCCATGGCGACGCCAAGGGTGGCACCGCGCTCAACTTCGGCTCCTACGGGCTGAAGGCGATGGAGCCGGAGCGGATCACCGCACGCCAGATCGAGGCGGCTCGCCGCGCGATCACGCGCCACATCAAGCGCCAGGGCCGTCTCTGGATCCGCGTGTTCCCGGACGTTCCGGTTTCGTCGAAGCCTGCCGAAGTCCGCATGGGCTCGGGCAAGGGTTCGCCGGAGTTCTGGGTCGCCCGCGTCAAGCCGGGCCGGATCCTGTTCGAGCTGGACGGCGTTCCCGGCCCGCTCGCGGCTGAGGCATTCGAGCGTGCAGCGATGAAGCTGCCGATCGCGGTCAAGGTCGTTGCCCGTCTGGGCGACACCTCGCACCTGGAGGGTTGA
- the rpmC gene encoding 50S ribosomal protein L29, translated as MTKATDLRAKSDDQLTEELGNLKREAFNLRFQAATSQMEKPSRVKEVRRDIARIKTLQSERTRSQAK; from the coding sequence ATGACCAAGGCAACCGATCTGCGCGCCAAGAGCGACGATCAGCTGACCGAGGAGCTGGGCAACCTGAAGCGTGAGGCGTTCAACCTCCGCTTCCAGGCTGCGACCAGCCAGATGGAAAAGCCGAGCCGCGTCAAGGAAGTCCGTCGCGACATCGCACGGATCAAGACGCTGCAGAGCGAGCGCACGCGCTCGCAGGCCAAGTAA
- the rpsQ gene encoding 30S ribosomal protein S17 — translation MPKRVLTGTVVSDKTDKTVVVKVERKVKHALYGKIIRRSKKYHAHDEGNEYREGETVRIEETAPISKLKTWKVVDRVNTHATPAQVAAEA, via the coding sequence ATGCCGAAGCGCGTGCTGACCGGGACGGTCGTCTCGGACAAGACCGACAAGACGGTGGTGGTGAAGGTGGAGCGCAAGGTGAAGCACGCGCTCTACGGCAAGATCATCCGCCGTTCGAAGAAGTACCATGCCCATGACGAGGGCAACGAGTACCGCGAGGGCGAGACCGTGCGCATCGAAGAGACCGCGCCGATCTCCAAGCTCAAGACCTGGAAGGTCGTGGACCGCGTGAACACCCACGCGACCCCGGCCCAGGTGGCGGCGGAGGCCTAA
- the rplN gene encoding 50S ribosomal protein L14, producing the protein MIQMQSNLDVADNSGAKRVQCIKVLGGSKRRTAGVGDVIVVSIKEAAPRGRVKKGDVHRAVIVRTAKDIRRTDGSVIRFDGNAAVLVNKNEEPIGTRIFGPVVRELRSRGFMKIISLAPEVL; encoded by the coding sequence ATGATTCAGATGCAGTCCAATCTCGACGTCGCAGACAACAGCGGCGCGAAGCGGGTGCAGTGCATCAAAGTGCTGGGCGGCTCCAAGCGCCGCACGGCAGGTGTGGGCGACGTCATCGTCGTCTCCATCAAGGAGGCCGCACCCCGCGGCCGCGTGAAGAAGGGTGACGTGCACCGCGCCGTCATCGTTCGGACCGCCAAGGACATCCGTCGCACCGACGGTTCGGTGATCCGTTTCGACGGCAACGCCGCGGTGCTGGTCAACAAGAACGAGGAGCCGATCGGCACCCGTATCTTTGGCCCGGTGGTTCGCGAGCTGCGTTCGCGCGGCTTCATGAAGATCATCTCGC